TGGTTTAACGCATGATGTAAGCCAAATGGTAATAATAATCTATTAAAGAATCCGTATAAACCTGCGCCTAATGGTCCAAGTTTAGAAATCATTTCCCCGAAACTTACAAGACCATTATATACAGGTGGCCATAACCACATTAATAATAGTGAAATCACTAACATTGCTGCTGCTGATAATATTGGTACCAATCTCTTCCCACTAAAGAATGAAAATGCAGTTGGCAATTTCGTATCTTTAAATCGATTATAAATTGCTGCAGTAACTAAACCACAAATGATTCCGATAAATACATTACTAATTCCCGTGAATGATAAATCGACCTTATCTGGCGCGACGTGCAATACTTTTGCCATTGATTCAGTCTTCAATACGTTTGTAACGACTAAGAATGATACGAGCCCACTCAATGCAGCTGCACCATTCTTATCTTTCGACATCCCAAATGCTAAACCTACTGCAAATAAGATCGGCAAATTATCAATAACCGACAATCCACCATTGGCTAAAAATATCGCCACTCCATTCCCCTTACCGTTAATTGCACCAGAGTCAATGAATGATGCTATCCCCAATAGCAAACCTGCTACCGGTAAAATTGATATCGGCAGCATTAATGACTGTGCAAACTTTTGCATATAACCTTTCATAATAACGTCCCCCTTTTTTCTTTAAACGCTTACATACTATTGTAAATATATTTCCTCTAAAATGAAAGATAGGAGTGAAACTATATCTAAATATATTTACTAGATTCCAAAGTTTCACTCCTGAATTTATCAGCAAAAGCTAATTATTTATTTACTTTTTTAACTACAGATGATTTCAATCCGATTTGACCGAATCCTGGTATTTTACAATCAATATCATGACCATCTTCAGGATCTACTAGTTTAATGCCTTTAACTTTCGTTCCTTGTTTAATTGAGTTAGATGATCCTTTAACTTTTAAATCTTTAACGACAGTAACTGTATCTCCGTCTTGTAATTCGACACCGTTAACGTCTTTGATCACAGCTTGATCTGTATCTTCAGCATCGTCTCCGTTTGCTGTCCATTCGTGATTACACATAGGACAAATCAATAATGCGCCATCTTCATATGTGTATTCAGAATCACACTGTGGGCAATTTGGTAATGTGTTTTCCATGTTTCTACCTCCGAGAATATATCATTTCTAATATAATTTACCATAATTTCATTGAATTAGGGACTTTTTTATACAATTTATTAATCGTGTTTCATCATTATATACGAAGTTATTTTTTTGATTTTGGAATCCTTTTTATGACTAGCAAATTCATACATTTCAGCAAAATGCATCGGCTTACCTGAACGATCAATCATCGTGCCATGTATAGATGCTTCTTTACCATGTGATAATATTGATTTTATTTCTAAACTTTTTACCATTTCTGTATATGCTTGCAGCTGTTTGATAAACGCATCTTTACCAGTTAATTCAAATTCACCAGGCACTTCCCAAATTAAATCATCTGTTAGCCAAGATTCTACTGCTTTTATATCTCCTGCCGTGGATCCAACGACGATATCTCTAACAATTCTTCTCTTTGGTGCATTGTCACAATTTAAATCTCCACGTACAACAAATTTCAAATGACTTAAATCTTCATCAAGTTTATTAAAATTCAAACCCTTTTCCTGTAACGCCTCGTTCAAAATTCTAATCGCCTTTGGTCCTACACCGTGCAAATTTGATAAATTCTGCTCATCAAATTGTGCTACTTCCTCTAATGTTGAAACATTAATTTCATTTAATGCGCGTGTTGCTGGTTGACCTATTTTAGGTAAGTTTGTCATATCGTACAACTCCTTTTTTGAAATGGCATTCAGTTCAAATTAATTGTTTCTGTATTTCCGATTTCTTCTTTAATATACCCTTTCAATCATGCATTCACAACTGATGACACATAAAACAAAGGGAGCGGGACAGAAATCTAATTTATTTAAAAAAGATTTCGTAGTCCCGCCCCTGCAAGGATGACTAGATACTAAAAGAGGCTGAGACATTATTAATGTCCCAGCCTCTTTGTTTTTGAAGTTAGAATATAAAAATTTAAGAATATGTACCATGTTCATGCGCTTGCAATTAAAGTCCTAATGCAGTGATTAAATCGACAATGGGTTGTAAGATGCCTGTTAACATGATATCCCCTCCTTAAATTTAAGTTAATTTCATTTTACAACTATTATTTTCAAAAATAAAAAATGCGTTAACTTATGTTACTCAACGTGTTAAATAACATTACTTCTGTATTGTATTAAACGATCGTGCTAGCTATGATTAAATTATTTTATGTATTCGCTTACTAGTAGATAATGTCAGAGGTTTCTTCACTTTATAGTCAAATTCTCCACGTTCATTCAAATGCATATTTGGAAAAATAGTAGTATAATGCTTTTTATATTGTTTTTTCAAATTAAACTGTTACATAAGCGTTTTTGGAAATTAAGGAGAGCGAAAAGAAATGGAAGATCACGAATTAAAAAGAAGTATGTCAAATCGGCACATACAGTTGATTGCTATTGGTGGCGCAATTGGTACCGGTCTTTTTCTGGGCGCAGGTAAAAGTATTTCATTAGCCGGCCCATCAATTTTATTTGTATATATTATTATAGGATTTTTCTTATTTATTATGATGCGTGCATTGGGAGAACTGTTACTTTCAAATAGTAACTACAATTCATTCATCGATATTGCCGAACATTATTTAGGCCCATTGTTTGGATTTTTAACAGGTTGGACGTATTGGTTCTGTTGGGTAGCAACCGGTATCGCTGATATTACAGCTGTAGCTAAATATATTCAGTTTTGGTATCCTGACGTACCCTCTTATGTATCCGCAATTGCAACAGTTGTTCTATTGTTAGGATTAAACTTGATGACTGTTAAATTGTTCGGAGAAATCGAATTTTGGTTTGCACTTATAAAAATTATTGCCATTGTCTTATTAATTGTCATTGGCTTGTGGCTCATTTTA
The Mammaliicoccus sp. Dog046 genome window above contains:
- a CDS encoding zinc ribbon domain-containing protein YjdM, producing MENTLPNCPQCDSEYTYEDGALLICPMCNHEWTANGDDAEDTDQAVIKDVNGVELQDGDTVTVVKDLKVKGSSNSIKQGTKVKGIKLVDPEDGHDIDCKIPGFGQIGLKSSVVKKVNK
- a CDS encoding nuclear transport factor 2 family protein, giving the protein MTNLPKIGQPATRALNEINVSTLEEVAQFDEQNLSNLHGVGPKAIRILNEALQEKGLNFNKLDEDLSHLKFVVRGDLNCDNAPKRRIVRDIVVGSTAGDIKAVESWLTDDLIWEVPGEFELTGKDAFIKQLQAYTEMVKSLEIKSILSHGKEASIHGTMIDRSGKPMHFAEMYEFASHKKDSKIKKITSYIMMKHD